The following proteins are co-located in the Haloarcula rubripromontorii genome:
- a CDS encoding inorganic phosphate transporter, with protein MVSILFAIGLLVAIFVGFNIGGSSTGVAFGPAVGSDTLSKEWAAVLMSAFALLGGATIGTEVIDTMGGRIVPSGQFTLLASVIILFFVGLALLVSNLFGVPASTSMTAVGAIAGLGVATGTIDWTVMGRIVSWWLVAPITAFWLSAVVGRYLYPHLEVRIAFESTGPDTSRRERIGQFLVVAIGCYMAFSAGASNVANAVAPLVGSGELGLYPGVALAGGAISIGAFTIARRTLDTVGNDLTELPILAALIVETVSATIIGLLSWAGIPASLAVSATMCVVGLGWGRATRTTTLVDAAGAAITGAAASGGGGSVTVDALTTDRDEAAWSPPEEREVEPIGQEDPQSVTSAADLFDPAATGRVVMLWILAPSMSALASFLVFQYVLAY; from the coding sequence ATGGTCTCGATTCTCTTCGCTATCGGGCTTCTGGTTGCCATTTTCGTCGGTTTCAACATCGGCGGCTCTTCGACCGGTGTCGCCTTTGGTCCGGCAGTGGGGTCGGACACGCTCTCGAAGGAGTGGGCCGCCGTCCTGATGTCGGCGTTCGCACTCCTCGGCGGGGCAACCATCGGAACGGAGGTCATCGATACGATGGGCGGTCGCATCGTCCCGAGCGGACAGTTTACGCTCCTCGCGAGCGTCATTATCCTCTTTTTCGTTGGACTTGCCCTGCTGGTCTCGAACCTCTTCGGGGTGCCGGCATCGACGTCGATGACTGCCGTCGGTGCTATTGCCGGTCTCGGCGTCGCGACCGGGACTATCGACTGGACCGTGATGGGGCGTATCGTCTCGTGGTGGCTCGTCGCGCCTATCACTGCGTTCTGGTTGTCGGCAGTCGTCGGACGCTACCTCTACCCACATCTCGAAGTCAGGATCGCCTTCGAGAGTACGGGACCGGACACGTCGCGGCGTGAGCGGATCGGGCAGTTTCTGGTCGTCGCTATCGGCTGTTATATGGCGTTTTCCGCGGGGGCGTCGAACGTCGCCAACGCCGTCGCTCCCCTCGTCGGCAGCGGCGAGCTGGGCCTCTATCCGGGCGTCGCGCTCGCTGGTGGCGCTATCAGCATCGGTGCGTTTACCATCGCGCGCCGAACGCTCGATACGGTCGGGAACGACCTCACCGAACTCCCGATTCTCGCGGCGCTCATCGTTGAGACCGTGAGTGCGACAATCATCGGGTTGTTGTCCTGGGCTGGAATCCCGGCGAGTCTGGCGGTCTCGGCAACAATGTGTGTCGTCGGTCTGGGGTGGGGTCGGGCCACCCGGACGACAACTCTAGTTGACGCAGCGGGCGCGGCCATCACCGGGGCCGCCGCCAGCGGTGGAGGCGGTAGCGTTACCGTTGACGCGCTGACGACCGACCGCGATGAAGCTGCGTGGTCGCCACCGGAGGAGCGCGAAGTCGAACCCATCGGGCAGGAGGACCCGCAGTCCGTAACCTCGGCGGCAGACCTCTTCGACCCGGCCGCGACTGGTCGGGTTGTCATGCTCTGGATACTGGCACCGTCGATGTCCGCTCTTGCGTCGTTTCTGGTATTCCAGTACGTTCTCGCCTACTGA